Below is a window of Bremerella alba DNA.
TTTGGCCTTCGGCTTCCTACTTTCGTTCTGTGCCAACGGCTACATGTTCATCATCTCGCAAGACTTCCAACGTAAGTATCAAGACTTGCTGGAAGACGTCCGCGACCTGCGGACGATGTCGAACGACTAACCCGACATTCAAGCAACACGCTGAAACAAAAAGGCCCTCGAAGCGATCACTTCGAGGGCCTTTTTTTGTTTCGACGATCCGAGTTGCCGCTTCTTAGAACGGCGCTTCGTCGCTGGTCGACTCTTCTTTTTTCTCGGCGGTCTTCTTGGTAGCCGCTTTCTTGGTTGTCGACTTCTTTGCCGCCGTCTTGGTGGCCGCCTTTTTCTTAGTCGTTTTCTTTTTGGCGGTCTTCTTCTTGGTGGCCTTCTTAGTCGTCGTTTTCTTGGCGGCTTTCTTTTTCTTCTTCTTCGTGCCCCCCTTGGCAGCCCGTTCGGCGAGAAGCTGCAAGGCCACCGGCATCGTCAATTCTTCCGGTGAAGTTCCCTTAGGAAGCGAAGCGTTCGACTCGCCGTCGGTCACGTAAGGGCCATACCGACCGTCCATCACCTTAATGATTTCTTCGGTCACCGGCGACTTGTCGAGCGTCTTGAGCGGCTCTTTCGGAGCACCTCGACCACCGCGTGTTTTTGGCTGCGCGAGAAGTTCGAGGGCTTTATCCAGCTCGATATCGATCGGCGAAATCTCGGCCGGTAACGAGCGGGTTTCGTCATTCCACTTCACGTAAGGACCGAAGCGGCCATTGTAGGCCACAACCGGTTTCTGATCGTCCGGGTGTAGGCCCACTTCACGTGGCAGCGAAAGCAGCCGGATCGCTGTTTCCAGGTTCACGTCGCCGGCGTTCATCCCTTTGAGCAGCGAGGCGTTCTTCGGCTTCTCGTCGTCGTCGGTCGATCCCATCTGAACGTAAGGGCCGAAGCGTCCCGCCTTGAGAAAGATCGGCTTGCCCGTGTCGGGGTGCTCGCCCATCGGCTCGTCCCCTTTTTCGGACTGTTCGAGAATTTCCATGGCCTTGGCCAGGTCGATCTCGTCCGGCGGCAATTCATCGGGGATCGATCCGCGACGCTCGCCTTGTTCGACGTATGGTCCGTAGCGGCCCACGCGAACGAAGACCTCGTCGCGATGCTCGCCTTCCTCCGGAGTTCCCAAAGGAATCGAGTTCACCGTCCGGGCGTCCACGTCTTTGATGCGTTCCTCGATTACTTGCTTCAGGCCGTGATTTTCCTCGCCGAAGTAGAACGCTTTCAAATAGGCGTTCGCGTCGGCTTCTCCACGGCTGATGCTGTCGAGGTCGTCTTCCATCTTCGCGGTAAAGTCGTAGTCGACCAGTTTCTCGAGATGGGCTTCCATCAGTCCGACCACGGCAAACGACGTCCACGTGGGAACCAGTGCGTTCCCCTTTTTGAAGACGTATTCGCGACGCAAAATCGTATCGATAATCGAAGCGTAGGTACTCGGACGACCAATCCCCATTTCTTCCAGGCTTCGCGTTAACGAGGCTTCGCTGAATCGGGCGGGCGGCTGGGTGGTGTGGCTCTTCGGGTCGAACTCTTTGGCATCGACGCTCTGCCCGACTTCGACGGCTGGAAGCAGCGACTCGCGATCGGCCAGTTCGGCTTGAGGATCGTCCGATCCTTCGACATAGGCCCGCAGAAAACCGGGGAAATCGATCGTCTTACCACTCACATAGAAGACCGCTTCGCCACCGCCGATGTTGATCGAAATACGGTGCCCGCGAGCATCGGCCATTTGGCTCGCCACGGTCCGCTTCCAAATCATCTCGAACAGCTTGAACTGCTCGGCGCTCAGTTCACCCTTGAGCGCGTCAAGTTTTTGGAATTCGTTTCCGGCAGGTCGAATAGCCTCGTGAGCCTCTTGGGCATTTTTCACCTTCGAGGCATACACGCGGGGCTTCTCTGGCAAATAGTCTTTGCCATACTCGCTTTCAACCAACTTGCGCGAGGCGTCGATCGCAACCTGAGCCAGGTTGGTCGAGTCAGTACGCATGTAAGTGATGTAACCATTTTCGTACAAGCTTTGGGCAACCTGCATCGTTCGCCGAGCCGTGAAACTCAGCTTACGGTTGGCTTCCTGCTGCAAGGTACTGGTCGTAAACGGCGCGGCCGGTTTGGTGGTATAGGGCTTGTTATCGAGAGTGGCGACCGAGAAGTCAGCACTTCGGATGCGTTCCAGAAGCGACTTGGCCCCCTCTTCATCGAGCAGCAGCAAACCTTCTTTGTTGGCCTTACCGGTCGTCGTGTCAAAGTCGCGTCCCGAAGGAACCCGCTTGCCGTCGGCTTCTACCAGGGTCGCTTCAAAGGACTGCCCCCCGGCTTCAAAGGTGGCGACCAGGTCCCAGTAGGTCGCTGAATGAAACGCCATCCGGTCGCGTTCGCGCTGCACAATCAGACGCACGGCCACACTTTGCACGCGGCCAGCAGACAGTTTTGGCTTGATCTTCCGCCAGAGCAGCGGCGAAACCTCGTAACCGTACAAGCGGTCGAGGATGCGGCGTGTTTCCTGGGCCCGAACCATTCCATCGTCGATGGCCCGCGGGTTCTCGAGCGCTTCGGTGATGGCCGTTTCGGTAATTTCGTGAAAAACGAGCCGATGCACGGGCACTTTCGGCTTCAAGATTTCTCGCAGATGCCAACTGATCGCTTCCCCTTCGCGGTCTTCGTCCGTCGCGAGGTAAAGTTCGTCCGACTCCTTGAGAAGCTTCTTAAGCTTGGTGACCTGTTGTTTCTTATCGGTCGGAACGATGTAGACCGGGTCGAAATTGTCGTTGACGTTCACCCCCAGGTAGGCCCACTCTTGTTCCTTGTATTCCTGAGGGATTTCCTTCGCACCTTTGGGCAGATCACGCACGTGGCCGATCGAGGCCTCGACGAGGTAATCCTTACCCAGGAACTTAGAAATCGTCCGGGCCTTGGCTGGGGATTCGACAATTACCAAGGCCTTCTTGCTGTTACCCGATTCCGCCATGAATGATCCAATACAATGCGACGAGTGTCGTTCCGCCGAGGGTGCTTTTGCTTGACGTGAAAACTGAGGTGCTTCGGTGTAATGTTCTTATCTGCCAAACAGGCACGTCAAATTTAGCGTTGAGCCATACGCTTTCCGCCAGACGAAAAATCGTTACAGACGGCGCGATTTTTTTGGAAACTCAGCGCAAATCCTGAAATTTTGGTGAAGCTTTCCCGTGCTCCGCAATATTTGCGACAATTAGCCCTAAAGGAAAGCCTCGGCTACGTTTGCGGGCTCTGATTGGGATTGTACAAACCACAATTGCCCCTACAATCGTTCGAATTGTTCATTCCCGCAAAGCATCAGTAGTGCGACTTGGCTCTTAATGTCAAGGGGGCGGGACATTTTAACACCCCACCGGCGGCTCTAGTTTTCGATAGGCGACAATGGCCACTCCGTTTAAAGTTTTCCGCGACAACCAAAAAATCTTCATGGTCGTTTTTGGTGCCCTGTTGATGGTCGCCTTCGTCGTTCTGCCGTCCGTTTTGCAGCCCGGCTTTTTCGGGCAGTCGAACGACCTAACCCGCGGCGAAGTCTTAGTCGTCGTCGACGACGAAGAACTGTATCGCCCAGACATCGACAATCTCGTTAATAAATACGATACCGTCGGACGCGTCATGGCCGAAGCCATCGGTCAATCGCTTATCCTACAGGGTTCGCCCAAAGCGCCTATGCCACCTATCCCAGGTGTTCGCATTGTGCCGGCCACCCAACAGAACCCGGGTGGGCCTCAGTATCAGCCCGTCGGTGCGGAAGAAGCCGTGCTGTATTATGCCTGGGTGAAGAGAGCAGACGAGCTAGGCATGGTGGTCGACGACGAGTCGGTTCGCGAGTTCATGCGTGAAACGTCCGGCGGTCGCTTGAGCGATTACGACTACAACGCCATTCTCACTTCGGTAACCGGTGGCGAAGGCCGCGGACTGAACTACGACTACTTCTTCGAGATGCTCCGCGAAGTCTTGACGGCTCAAAAGCTTCAGGCTTTGGTCTTCCGAGACGGTCGGGTTGTCACGCCAGGTTCGGCCTGGGTTGCCTACCGCAATTTGAATCGCACCATTTCGACCGAAATGTTCCCGGTCTCTTCCCAAGATTTCATGGAACAAGTCGGCAGCCCCGACAGTGCTCAAATCGAAGAGCTCTTCAATAAGTACAAGCACCAGCCAGCCAATCCGGCAATGAACCAGATCGGTTTCTTGCAAATGGATAAGCTCTCGCTGGCATACGTAAAGGGTGACATCAACAACTTCGTCGAAGCCGCCAAGGCAGAGATCACCGACGCAGAGATCGCCAAGTATTACGAAGAAAACAAAGATTCGTTCCGTAAACCGGAATTACCTTCGGCCGAGCCGGAAGCCCCTGCCAGCACGCCTGACGCGGCTGCCACGGATGAACCTGCCCCAATGACCGAAGAGCCTGCGACCGAAACTGCTACCCCCATGGAAGAAGCGAAAGAACCAGCTTCCGAGCAGCAACCGGCCGAAGAAATGAAAAAGGAAGAAGCACCTTCCGAAGAACCCAAAGAAGAGTCTCCAGCCGAAGACAAGCCTGCTGAAGACAAGCCTGCTGAAGACAAGCCTGCTGAAGACAAGCCTGCTGAAGACAAGCCTGCTGAAGACAAGCCTGCCGAAGACAAGCCTGCCGAAGACAAGCCTGCCGAAGACAAGCCTGCCGAAGACAAGCCTGCCGAAGACAAGCCTGCCGAAGACAAGCCTGCCGAAGACAAGCCTGCCGAAGACAAGCCCGCCGAGGAACCGGCCGCGGAAGACTCTTCGCTGAACACCCCTTCAGGCAACATTCAATTGGTCAGCTTCCTTCAGGAAGAAGAAGACGAGAAGCCTGCCGCAGAAGAAAAACCAGCGGAAGAGGCTCCGATGGAA
It encodes the following:
- the topA gene encoding type I DNA topoisomerase produces the protein MAESGNSKKALVIVESPAKARTISKFLGKDYLVEASIGHVRDLPKGAKEIPQEYKEQEWAYLGVNVNDNFDPVYIVPTDKKQQVTKLKKLLKESDELYLATDEDREGEAISWHLREILKPKVPVHRLVFHEITETAITEALENPRAIDDGMVRAQETRRILDRLYGYEVSPLLWRKIKPKLSAGRVQSVAVRLIVQRERDRMAFHSATYWDLVATFEAGGQSFEATLVEADGKRVPSGRDFDTTTGKANKEGLLLLDEEGAKSLLERIRSADFSVATLDNKPYTTKPAAPFTTSTLQQEANRKLSFTARRTMQVAQSLYENGYITYMRTDSTNLAQVAIDASRKLVESEYGKDYLPEKPRVYASKVKNAQEAHEAIRPAGNEFQKLDALKGELSAEQFKLFEMIWKRTVASQMADARGHRISINIGGGEAVFYVSGKTIDFPGFLRAYVEGSDDPQAELADRESLLPAVEVGQSVDAKEFDPKSHTTQPPARFSEASLTRSLEEMGIGRPSTYASIIDTILRREYVFKKGNALVPTWTSFAVVGLMEAHLEKLVDYDFTAKMEDDLDSISRGEADANAYLKAFYFGEENHGLKQVIEERIKDVDARTVNSIPLGTPEEGEHRDEVFVRVGRYGPYVEQGERRGSIPDELPPDEIDLAKAMEILEQSEKGDEPMGEHPDTGKPIFLKAGRFGPYVQMGSTDDDEKPKNASLLKGMNAGDVNLETAIRLLSLPREVGLHPDDQKPVVAYNGRFGPYVKWNDETRSLPAEISPIDIELDKALELLAQPKTRGGRGAPKEPLKTLDKSPVTEEIIKVMDGRYGPYVTDGESNASLPKGTSPEELTMPVALQLLAERAAKGGTKKKKKKAAKKTTTKKATKKKTAKKKTTKKKAATKTAAKKSTTKKAATKKTAEKKEESTSDEAPF